In Prosthecobacter sp. SYSU 5D2, the following proteins share a genomic window:
- a CDS encoding response regulator, whose translation MAQLAPLKVLIVEDSQTDCIIFRRHLTRGVAVPCEIRDAPTATLAMQLLSQELPDCVLLDFNLPDSDGVSLVKKIVESYGEHAFGIVMLTSNQEVERAVEAMQSGAHDFVPKASVNAIVLRRAVENAAEKAGIQRQLEIQRLALAQKNEELETHVRRLEQEAAERLLAEARLRQSEQQLRVVTDHADVLLARFDLDCRYKYVNRPYAERFGLDPEYIVGKEIREVLGKDAFIAVQPHLKTVLAGERVEFEIEIPYAKLGLRWVSVVYVPERALDGSVIGFIGLKSDVTARKRSAMELEHARDEALAASRAKDDFVAALSHELRTPLNPILLLSSEAANDPEIPEPVRAIFETIRKNVELEARLIDDLLNITRISRGKMVLERVPVDLHTVIADAVANVAPEIDAKHLALKQELHAANPMVMGDAVRLQQVFWNVLKNAVKFTPEGGIITLATTSLPEKKAIEIRITDSGIGISGPELERIFDAFSQGDHAGEGGSHRFGGLGLGLAICQMLVQSHSGSIQARSNGPGEGATFIISLPSSTDTCDRVPSPVQQRVARPAGTKVTRVLLVEDHEPTRSALTQLLTRRRYQIQAAGSVRAALELAASHEYDLLISDIGLPDGNGYELMKEVARLYGLKGIALSGYGMEKDLGRSEEAGFVLHLTKPVQMQSLDQAIKTAMAAEPKLLHADPAPDSI comes from the coding sequence ATGGCCCAGCTTGCTCCGCTCAAGGTACTGATTGTCGAAGATTCACAGACGGACTGCATCATCTTCCGCCGCCATCTGACCCGCGGCGTGGCAGTGCCCTGTGAGATCCGGGATGCACCCACCGCCACGCTGGCGATGCAGCTGCTCTCCCAGGAGCTGCCTGACTGCGTGCTGCTGGATTTTAACCTGCCTGACAGTGACGGCGTCAGCCTGGTGAAAAAGATCGTCGAAAGTTACGGCGAGCATGCGTTTGGCATCGTCATGCTCACCTCCAACCAGGAGGTGGAACGTGCGGTGGAGGCGATGCAGAGCGGTGCCCATGATTTTGTGCCAAAGGCCTCGGTCAATGCCATCGTCCTGCGCCGGGCGGTGGAGAACGCAGCCGAGAAAGCAGGGATTCAACGGCAGCTGGAAATCCAGCGCCTGGCGCTGGCTCAGAAGAATGAAGAGCTGGAAACGCATGTGCGGCGTCTGGAACAGGAGGCTGCAGAGCGGCTGCTGGCCGAGGCCCGCCTGCGCCAGAGCGAGCAGCAACTGCGGGTGGTGACGGACCATGCGGACGTACTTCTGGCCCGGTTTGACCTGGACTGCCGCTACAAGTATGTGAACCGCCCCTATGCCGAGCGCTTTGGTCTGGATCCGGAGTACATCGTGGGGAAAGAGATCCGTGAGGTGCTGGGAAAGGATGCCTTTATTGCCGTTCAGCCGCATCTGAAAACCGTACTTGCCGGAGAGCGTGTAGAATTCGAAATCGAAATTCCCTACGCCAAACTTGGCCTGCGCTGGGTGAGCGTCGTCTATGTTCCGGAGCGGGCACTGGACGGTTCGGTCATCGGGTTCATCGGCCTGAAGTCGGATGTGACAGCGCGGAAAAGAAGCGCCATGGAGCTGGAGCATGCACGTGATGAGGCCCTGGCAGCCTCCCGTGCCAAGGATGATTTTGTGGCCGCGCTGTCCCATGAACTGCGCACCCCGTTGAACCCCATCCTGCTGCTGTCCAGCGAGGCCGCCAATGACCCGGAAATTCCGGAGCCGGTCAGGGCCATCTTTGAAACCATCCGCAAGAATGTGGAGCTGGAAGCCCGCCTGATTGATGACCTGCTGAACATCACGCGCATCAGCCGGGGTAAGATGGTGCTGGAGCGTGTGCCGGTGGATTTGCACACGGTGATTGCGGATGCGGTGGCCAATGTGGCCCCTGAGATTGATGCCAAACATCTGGCCTTGAAACAGGAACTGCATGCGGCCAATCCGATGGTGATGGGTGATGCCGTGAGACTGCAGCAGGTCTTTTGGAATGTCCTGAAGAACGCGGTGAAGTTCACACCGGAAGGCGGCATCATCACCCTGGCCACGACCAGCCTCCCGGAGAAAAAGGCCATCGAGATCCGCATCACAGACTCCGGCATCGGTATCTCCGGGCCGGAACTGGAGCGTATTTTTGACGCCTTTTCGCAGGGAGATCATGCGGGAGAGGGCGGCTCGCATCGTTTTGGCGGCCTGGGGCTGGGCCTGGCCATCTGCCAGATGCTGGTGCAGAGCCACTCTGGCAGCATTCAGGCCAGAAGCAACGGGCCAGGGGAGGGGGCCACTTTCATCATCTCCCTGCCATCGTCTACGGATACCTGTGACCGTGTTCCGTCTCCTGTCCAGCAGCGGGTTGCCAGACCTGCTGGTACCAAGGTGACGCGCGTTCTTTTGGTGGAAGATCATGAGCCGACGCGCAGTGCGCTGACCCAGTTGCTGACGCGCCGTCGCTACCAGATCCAGGCGGCTGGCAGCGTCAGGGCGGCCCTGGAACTGGCCGCAAGCCATGAGTATGACCTGCTGATTTCTGACATCGGGCTTCCGGATGGTAACGGATATGAACTGATGAAAGAGGTGGCCAGGCTGTATGGACTCAAAGGCATCGCCCTCAGCGGATATGGCATGGAAAAGGATCTGGGCCGGAGTGAGGAGGCCGGTTTTGTCCTGCATCTGACCAAGCCGGTGCAGATGCAGTCTCTGGACCAGGCCATTAAAACCGCCATGGCCGCAGAGCCCAAATTGCTGCACGCAGATCCGGCCCCGGATTCGATTTAA
- a CDS encoding response regulator, producing MNEIINPSFLVVEDSDEDYAALERIVLRSKAPAPVRLQRCVSAEQVLDMLKAPLLPDRPLPVLPALIVLDLNLPGVDGRSVLLAVRQHPRLKRTPVVIFSTSSSPHDIAWCYEHGANSYHVKQTDYGSFKRAVELLVDYWVEAVRLPVPPRSASILDKPDEMAS from the coding sequence ATGAATGAGATCATCAATCCCTCCTTCCTTGTGGTGGAAGACAGCGATGAGGACTATGCCGCTTTGGAGCGCATCGTTCTGCGCTCCAAGGCTCCCGCTCCGGTGCGGTTGCAGCGTTGTGTGAGCGCCGAGCAGGTGCTGGACATGCTGAAGGCGCCGCTGCTGCCTGACCGGCCGCTGCCTGTGCTGCCGGCCCTGATCGTGCTGGACCTGAATCTGCCTGGGGTGGACGGACGTTCGGTGCTCCTGGCAGTGCGTCAGCATCCGCGTTTGAAACGCACTCCGGTTGTGATCTTCTCGACTTCCAGCAGTCCTCACGACATCGCCTGGTGCTATGAGCACGGGGCCAATTCGTATCACGTGAAACAGACCGATTACGGGTCTTTCAAGCGTGCGGTGGAGCTGCTGGTGGATTATTGGGTGGAGGCCGTGCGACTGCCTGTGCCGCCACGAAGCGCCAGCATTCTGGACAAGCCGGATGAAATGGCCTCCTGA
- a CDS encoding ATP-binding protein, which produces MSDPVDLTNCDREPIHIPGSVQPHAILLVLEEPALSILQATANAPERLGLDLEGLLQMDLPELISAQDMDYLRKQILTKDLEASPHYLPPLQVGPAGQSFEVLVHRYQGVLIMELETWTDQASMVQDEVYVSLKHTLSHLQSSTSVVEFCQRAAEHVKRFTGFDRIMVYRFADDASGHIIAEARRDDLESYLGMHYPASDIPKQARKLFVRSQLRLNPDVRYQAVALLPRLRPDNGEPLDMSYCVSRSMSPIHAEYLQNMGVTASMSISIVVGEELWGLFACHHYSPRYVAHSTRMACEFLAHMLSLQVGSKENEEQHEYMLRLQQEHRVLADAMILQPEFYHTLIHSRGETLAGIEAEGSALLYNDMVHLRGRTPDATAVRALAIRLAESQEQAVWSTDHLGGHYPEWQPAAATASGLLAARLSRQAPAYLMWFRREETQTRNWAGDPTKPVETGPHGDRLTPRKSFELWQQEVRGRSRPWLNCETEAARALRQTILETEVRRAEHLTRLNAELDERNRQLDSFAYVASHDLKEPLRGISNFSNFILEDCGAQLDEQGINYLRTMMRLTERMETLLDSLLYYSRLSRAELQTYRVDMNAVVQDALEMVVARVQESQVEITVAKDLPPTFGDADRLGEVFANLLSNAIKYNDKKPPQIEIGWQPATLTHAAIYFVRDNGIGIAAEHKTLVFQIFKRLHGREEYGGGVGAGLTIVRKIIERHGGRMWLESAPGQGTTFYFTLEQDPATP; this is translated from the coding sequence ATGTCCGACCCTGTAGATCTGACCAATTGCGACCGGGAGCCCATCCATATTCCCGGTTCCGTCCAGCCTCATGCCATTCTCCTGGTTTTGGAGGAACCTGCACTGAGCATTCTGCAGGCGACAGCCAATGCTCCGGAGCGCCTGGGGCTGGATTTGGAAGGGCTCTTGCAAATGGACCTGCCAGAGCTCATTTCCGCCCAGGATATGGACTATCTCCGCAAGCAGATCCTGACCAAGGATCTGGAGGCATCACCGCACTACCTGCCACCGCTCCAGGTGGGTCCGGCAGGACAGTCTTTCGAAGTGTTGGTGCACCGGTATCAGGGCGTTCTCATCATGGAACTGGAGACATGGACGGACCAGGCGTCCATGGTGCAGGATGAGGTTTATGTTTCTCTGAAGCACACCCTCAGCCATCTGCAGAGCAGCACCTCGGTGGTGGAGTTCTGCCAGCGTGCGGCGGAGCATGTCAAGCGGTTTACCGGCTTTGACCGGATCATGGTGTACCGTTTTGCGGATGATGCATCGGGCCACATCATCGCTGAGGCACGGCGGGACGACCTGGAGTCCTACCTGGGCATGCATTATCCGGCATCGGACATTCCCAAACAGGCGCGCAAGCTTTTTGTCAGGTCGCAATTGCGTCTGAATCCGGACGTCCGCTACCAGGCGGTGGCATTGCTGCCGCGTCTCCGGCCGGACAATGGTGAGCCGCTGGACATGAGCTACTGTGTGAGCCGGTCCATGTCTCCCATCCATGCGGAGTATCTTCAAAACATGGGAGTGACAGCTTCCATGTCCATCTCCATCGTAGTTGGGGAGGAGCTGTGGGGCCTGTTTGCCTGCCATCATTACTCTCCGCGCTACGTGGCGCACTCCACCCGCATGGCCTGTGAGTTTCTGGCCCACATGCTTTCCCTCCAGGTGGGCAGCAAAGAGAATGAGGAGCAGCATGAATACATGCTGCGCCTGCAGCAGGAACACCGGGTGCTGGCGGATGCGATGATCCTGCAACCGGAGTTCTACCACACGCTGATCCACAGCCGGGGAGAAACGCTGGCGGGTATTGAGGCGGAGGGCTCCGCCCTGCTTTATAATGACATGGTGCACCTGAGAGGCCGGACCCCGGATGCCACAGCCGTCCGTGCCCTGGCCATTCGCCTGGCTGAGTCGCAGGAGCAGGCCGTCTGGTCCACCGATCACCTGGGGGGCCACTATCCTGAGTGGCAGCCGGCGGCCGCCACAGCCAGCGGTCTGCTGGCCGCTCGCCTCTCCAGGCAGGCACCGGCCTATCTAATGTGGTTTCGCCGTGAGGAAACCCAGACGCGTAACTGGGCGGGAGATCCCACCAAACCCGTGGAAACCGGACCGCACGGGGACCGGCTCACGCCGCGCAAGTCCTTTGAACTCTGGCAGCAGGAGGTGCGCGGCCGCTCCCGGCCCTGGCTGAATTGCGAAACCGAGGCGGCTCGCGCTCTGCGCCAGACTATCCTTGAAACGGAAGTCCGCCGTGCCGAGCACCTGACCCGGCTGAATGCCGAACTGGATGAGCGCAACCGCCAGCTGGACTCCTTTGCCTATGTGGCCTCCCACGATCTGAAGGAGCCTCTGCGCGGCATCAGCAATTTTTCCAATTTCATCCTGGAGGACTGTGGCGCGCAGCTGGATGAGCAGGGGATCAACTACCTCCGCACCATGATGCGGCTGACGGAGCGCATGGAGACTTTGCTGGACTCTCTGTTATACTATTCCAGGCTTTCGAGAGCCGAACTTCAGACCTACCGGGTGGATATGAATGCCGTCGTGCAAGATGCCCTGGAAATGGTGGTGGCGCGTGTGCAGGAGAGCCAGGTCGAGATCACGGTGGCCAAAGATCTGCCTCCGACCTTTGGAGATGCTGACCGGCTTGGGGAGGTATTCGCCAATTTGCTGAGCAATGCCATCAAGTATAACGATAAAAAACCGCCTCAAATTGAAATCGGGTGGCAGCCGGCCACGCTCACTCATGCGGCCATTTATTTCGTGCGGGACAACGGCATCGGCATCGCTGCTGAACATAAAACCCTGGTTTTCCAAATCTTTAAGAGACTTCACGGCAGGGAGGAGTATGGTGGAGGAGTCGGAGCTGGGTTGACCATCGTCCGCAAAATCATTGAGCGTCACGGTGGGCGGATGTGGTTGGAGTCCGCGCCAGGTCAGGGAACCACCTTTTATTTCACTTTAGAACAGGATCCCGCCACACCATGA
- a CDS encoding biliverdin-producing heme oxygenase — translation MALLTTLKTKTAEKHLALEAQMDITRHFKTRDDYRHLLERFYTLYAPLEARLAEAVDWQQAGFDFDDRRKTPWLVEDLAHLGAEPQEGLDLAECQTLPQVSGLANAIGCLYVLEGSTLGGQVISRLLQQHLPITLENGGRFFAGYGAKTLPNWRLFGEWAEACSTRDPAIEPLAAAAAQSTFDTFARWFHQPHSSCPTL, via the coding sequence ATGGCCCTGCTAACCACCCTCAAAACCAAAACGGCTGAAAAGCACCTGGCGCTGGAAGCGCAGATGGACATCACGCGTCATTTCAAAACGCGTGATGACTACCGCCATTTGCTGGAGCGTTTTTATACTCTTTATGCACCGCTGGAGGCCAGGCTGGCCGAGGCGGTGGACTGGCAGCAGGCAGGATTTGATTTTGATGATCGGCGCAAGACGCCTTGGCTTGTGGAAGACTTGGCGCATTTGGGCGCAGAGCCTCAGGAGGGGCTGGATCTTGCAGAATGCCAGACCCTGCCGCAGGTGTCGGGCCTGGCTAATGCTATTGGATGTCTTTATGTGCTTGAGGGATCTACATTAGGCGGGCAGGTGATTAGCCGGCTTTTGCAGCAGCATCTGCCCATAACTCTTGAAAACGGGGGACGTTTTTTTGCCGGTTACGGAGCGAAGACCTTGCCAAACTGGCGCCTCTTTGGAGAATGGGCGGAAGCCTGCTCAACAAGGGATCCGGCCATTGAGCCGCTGGCTGCCGCCGCTGCGCAAAGCACCTTTGACACCTTTGCCCGCTGGTTTCATCAGCCTCACTCTTCATGTCCGACCCTGTAG
- the lgt gene encoding prolipoprotein diacylglyceryl transferase, with the protein MTDLLAYYLHDLSPHVIRFTDTFAVHWYGLAYVLGFYLTYLVMHYLARKGLSEIKPEQVADFITMVALFGVVLGGRLGYMLLYDWDHFVEAPWSLFLLNQGGMASHGGIAGVALFCLWYARKHKISWTGIGDTIVCGAPLGVFCGRIANFINGELFGRVTTVPWAMKFPTELLHEDFVVQGGTPVSLPQGIQYSPEIIGFFQTQPEGVAGLEAMLHPRHPSQLYEALGEGLFLSMILLSVRLLYPRLPHGILTGLFFILYAVARISLEFVRQPDSGSEAIMGLTRGQFFSLFMILVGAAFIAYGWYRGPVKKSVA; encoded by the coding sequence ATGACTGACCTCCTTGCTTATTATCTGCACGACCTCAGCCCGCACGTCATCCGGTTTACGGACACTTTCGCCGTGCACTGGTACGGTCTGGCGTATGTCCTGGGGTTTTATCTGACTTATCTGGTCATGCACTATCTGGCCCGCAAAGGCCTTTCAGAAATCAAACCGGAGCAGGTGGCGGATTTCATCACCATGGTGGCGCTCTTCGGCGTGGTGCTGGGCGGGCGGCTGGGCTACATGCTGCTCTATGATTGGGATCATTTTGTGGAGGCGCCCTGGAGCCTGTTTCTGCTGAACCAGGGCGGCATGGCCAGCCATGGTGGCATCGCCGGAGTGGCCCTGTTTTGTCTGTGGTATGCACGCAAACACAAGATCTCCTGGACGGGCATTGGAGATACCATTGTCTGCGGCGCCCCATTGGGGGTCTTCTGCGGACGCATTGCCAATTTCATCAATGGCGAGCTTTTTGGCCGGGTGACGACGGTGCCCTGGGCGATGAAATTTCCCACGGAGCTGCTGCATGAAGACTTTGTCGTCCAGGGCGGCACACCGGTATCGCTGCCACAGGGGATTCAGTACAGCCCGGAGATCATCGGCTTTTTCCAGACGCAGCCGGAAGGTGTGGCGGGACTGGAGGCGATGCTGCATCCTCGTCATCCCTCCCAGCTTTATGAGGCACTGGGCGAGGGGCTGTTTCTTTCCATGATCTTGCTGTCGGTGCGCCTGCTGTATCCGCGCCTGCCGCATGGCATTTTGACGGGTCTGTTTTTCATCCTGTATGCGGTGGCCCGGATCAGCCTGGAGTTCGTCCGGCAGCCGGATTCTGGCTCGGAGGCCATCATGGGGCTCACCCGTGGGCAGTTTTTCTCCCTTTTCATGATTCTCGTTGGGGCGGCTTTCATCGCCTATGGCTGGTATCGCGGGCCGGTGAAAAAGAGTGTGGCCTGA
- a CDS encoding phosphatase PAP2/dual specificity phosphatase family protein, with product MSPPSRRPTFWQAAWVSAWTSMVFLVIYNASNWLTGLRPDVQTAAFAWERMIPVVEWMIVPYWSLDAFFVVAPFLCRDRNELQVLKKRLVLTNLVAGACFMIIPLELAWQRPQVTEGMFASWFGAIQAMDAPHNLFPSLHIVLRTIMAVHYARHSSGIIRMMLHVWFSLIGISTLLTWQHHLVDVLGGFLLAAVIFHVIPDAHERKAAVNRRIGFYYLGAAFVLLLACQMNMPWSLLLSWPAAALGTVSAAYFGAGALVLGKNKGRLPVMTQWLLAPWFIGQEISWWWYRRQSAKWDQLTPRVWMGSVPDHDAAYEMVQDGVTHVLDLTAEFEAPKAFRDLPGYRNIAVTDLTAPTQEQLFAAAAFIEKARKDGIVFVHCKAGYSRTAAAVGAWLLQSGGTTEAALAQMKEARPGMIIRPEVVKALRQMEASLMAPGRKPV from the coding sequence ATGAGCCCGCCCTCTCGACGTCCCACCTTCTGGCAGGCTGCATGGGTCAGTGCCTGGACCAGTATGGTTTTCCTGGTCATTTACAACGCCAGCAACTGGTTGACCGGTCTGCGCCCGGATGTGCAGACGGCGGCATTTGCCTGGGAGCGGATGATTCCGGTGGTGGAATGGATGATCGTTCCCTACTGGTCGCTGGATGCGTTCTTTGTGGTCGCGCCCTTTTTATGCAGGGACCGGAATGAGCTCCAGGTGCTGAAGAAGCGGCTGGTGCTGACCAATCTGGTGGCCGGGGCCTGTTTCATGATCATTCCGCTGGAGCTTGCCTGGCAGAGGCCGCAGGTCACGGAAGGGATGTTTGCATCCTGGTTCGGGGCGATCCAGGCGATGGATGCGCCGCACAATCTTTTTCCAAGTTTGCACATTGTTTTGCGGACGATTATGGCGGTGCACTATGCTCGGCACTCCAGCGGGATCATTCGCATGATGCTGCATGTCTGGTTCAGCCTCATCGGGATCTCCACACTGCTGACGTGGCAGCATCATCTGGTGGATGTGCTGGGAGGGTTTTTACTGGCTGCCGTGATTTTTCATGTTATCCCAGACGCGCATGAAAGGAAGGCAGCCGTGAACAGACGCATCGGGTTTTATTACCTGGGGGCGGCGTTTGTGCTGCTGCTGGCCTGCCAGATGAACATGCCGTGGTCCCTGCTGCTGTCCTGGCCGGCGGCGGCTCTGGGGACGGTTTCGGCAGCGTATTTTGGGGCCGGGGCGCTGGTGCTGGGAAAAAACAAAGGACGGCTGCCGGTCATGACGCAGTGGCTGCTGGCACCCTGGTTTATCGGGCAGGAGATCTCCTGGTGGTGGTACCGGCGGCAATCGGCCAAATGGGATCAACTGACGCCGCGTGTCTGGATGGGGTCAGTCCCGGATCACGATGCGGCTTATGAAATGGTCCAAGACGGGGTGACGCATGTGCTGGACCTGACAGCGGAATTTGAAGCACCGAAAGCCTTTCGTGATCTGCCCGGATACCGGAACATTGCCGTGACGGACCTGACAGCACCGACGCAGGAGCAGCTCTTTGCAGCGGCGGCATTCATTGAAAAAGCGCGCAAGGACGGCATCGTGTTTGTGCATTGCAAAGCCGGTTATTCCCGCACGGCAGCGGCAGTGGGAGCCTGGCTTTTGCAAAGCGGCGGCACGACGGAAGCGGCCCTGGCACAGATGAAGGAGGCGCGGCCCGGGATGATCATCCGGCCCGAGGTGGTGAAGGCGCTGCGGCAGATGGAAGCGTCATTGATGGCACCCGGAAGAAAGCCGGTTTGA
- a CDS encoding bifunctional alpha/beta hydrolase/class I SAM-dependent methyltransferase, protein MTTHTFPSHDGAGLFYRAWLPFYQAKQAIVLLHRGHEHSGRMLELAGALDMPDTALFAWDQRGHGESPGPRGGAENLGVVIRDLEEFFQHIEKTYAIARENIVLVAHSVGAVVAAAWVHDYAPRLRGLVLGTPAFKVKLYVPLAVPLLRAKEKLLPGGVVKSYVKSRVLTHDPEQQRAYNQDEKIFKEISVNILLDLYDTARRVVEDAAAIRVPTLVFSAGQDWVVEEGAQREFFERLGSSDKEFYKLHGFYHAIFHEAQREVVFNRVRAFAQRLFDAPSEKPVPLLDADDRGHTRTERDELASTRDEFTSRVTRLMFGTLGRLSKGIALGWEAGFDSGRTLDYVYKNKPSGKLGLGWLMDKSYLDSPGWTGIRWRGKMLQRVLADVLAQAGPTPHLVDIACGGGRYVLQTLHDHPELAVTATLRDYQQPNLDTARATAEGLGLTERVTFVQADAFDRSSLAGLNPPPMVAVVSGLYELFNANKPVLESLKGLGDAMAPGARLVYTNQPWHPQLKFIAHVLTNREGQPWIMRRRTQEEMDDLVRAAGFVKERQETDPSGIFTISVARKA, encoded by the coding sequence ATGACCACGCACACGTTTCCTTCGCATGATGGGGCCGGGCTTTTTTACCGGGCGTGGTTGCCCTTTTATCAGGCGAAACAGGCCATCGTGCTGCTGCATCGTGGGCATGAACATTCCGGCCGGATGCTGGAGCTGGCCGGTGCGCTGGACATGCCGGACACGGCCCTGTTTGCCTGGGACCAGCGCGGACATGGGGAGTCTCCCGGGCCACGGGGCGGGGCGGAGAACCTGGGTGTGGTGATCCGGGACCTGGAGGAATTTTTTCAGCACATCGAGAAGACGTACGCCATCGCCCGTGAAAACATCGTGCTGGTGGCGCACAGTGTGGGCGCGGTGGTGGCGGCGGCCTGGGTGCATGACTATGCGCCCCGGCTGCGCGGACTGGTGCTGGGCACGCCGGCCTTCAAAGTGAAACTGTATGTGCCGCTGGCGGTGCCGCTGCTGCGGGCCAAGGAGAAGCTGCTGCCGGGCGGTGTGGTGAAAAGTTATGTGAAATCCCGCGTGCTGACGCATGACCCGGAACAGCAGCGGGCGTATAACCAGGATGAAAAGATCTTCAAAGAGATCTCGGTGAACATTCTCCTGGACCTCTATGACACGGCCCGGCGGGTGGTGGAAGATGCGGCGGCGATCCGTGTGCCGACGCTGGTTTTCAGCGCGGGTCAGGACTGGGTGGTAGAGGAGGGCGCGCAGCGGGAGTTTTTCGAAAGGCTGGGATCATCCGACAAGGAGTTTTACAAGCTGCATGGTTTTTACCATGCGATCTTCCACGAGGCGCAGCGGGAGGTGGTGTTTAACCGGGTGCGGGCGTTTGCTCAGAGGCTGTTCGACGCTCCATCGGAAAAGCCGGTGCCGCTGCTGGATGCGGATGACCGTGGACATACCCGCACGGAGCGGGATGAACTGGCGTCCACACGCGATGAGTTTACATCGCGGGTGACGAGGCTGATGTTTGGAACACTCGGCCGGCTGAGCAAGGGCATCGCGCTGGGATGGGAGGCGGGTTTTGATTCAGGCCGCACGCTGGACTATGTCTATAAAAACAAACCCTCAGGCAAGCTGGGCCTGGGCTGGCTGATGGACAAGTCCTACCTGGACAGTCCGGGGTGGACGGGCATCCGTTGGCGTGGAAAAATGCTGCAACGGGTGCTGGCGGATGTGCTGGCGCAGGCAGGGCCCACACCGCATCTGGTGGACATCGCCTGCGGCGGCGGACGTTATGTTTTGCAGACGCTGCATGACCATCCGGAACTGGCTGTCACGGCCACGCTGCGCGACTACCAGCAGCCAAACCTGGACACGGCGCGGGCGACGGCGGAGGGGCTGGGCCTAACAGAAAGGGTGACTTTTGTGCAGGCGGATGCATTTGACCGATCCTCCCTGGCGGGGCTGAATCCGCCGCCGATGGTGGCGGTGGTATCTGGCTTATACGAGCTGTTTAATGCCAACAAACCGGTGCTGGAATCGCTGAAGGGACTGGGGGATGCGATGGCACCTGGTGCGAGGCTGGTCTATACGAACCAGCCGTGGCATCCACAGTTGAAGTTCATTGCCCATGTCCTGACGAACCGGGAAGGGCAGCCGTGGATCATGCGGCGGCGCACGCAGGAGGAGATGGATGACCTGGTGCGGGCGGCAGGGTTTGTGAAGGAGCGGCAGGAGACGGATCCATCCGGCATCTTCACCATCAGTGTGGCCAGAAAAGCCTGA